A single window of Balaenoptera ricei isolate mBalRic1 chromosome 15, mBalRic1.hap2, whole genome shotgun sequence DNA harbors:
- the WFIKKN1 gene encoding WAP, Kazal, immunoglobulin, Kunitz and NTR domain-containing protein 1, which produces MPALRPLLLLLLLVGLTAGASLPPGPGSHPGVCPNQLSPNLWVDAQSTCERECVRDQDCAATEKCCTNVCGLQSCVAARFPDGGLATPKLAASCDGFMCPQQGSDCDIWDGQPVCRCRDRCEKEPSFTCASDGLTYYNRCYMDAEACLRGLRLHVVPCKHVLSRPPSSLGPPETTARPTPGDALVPPALYSSPSPQAVYVGGTASLHCDVSGRPPPAVTWEKQSDQRENLIMRPDQMYGNVVVTSIGQLVLYNARLEDAGLYTCTARNAAGLLRADFPLSVVQREPAEDRAPVAVAPAQCLPTTQACVGTPSGQVLWHFDPQRGGCMTFPVGSCAGGAQGFETYEACQQACARGPRDACVLPAVQGPCQGWEPRWAYSPLLQQCHPFEYSGCEGNGNNFESRESCEDACPVPRTPPCRACRLRSKLALSLCRSDFAIVGRLTEVLEEPEAGGGGIARVALDDVLKDDKMGLRLLGTKYLEVTLSGMDRSCPCPNVTAGDSPLVIMGEVRDGVAMLDAGSYVRAASEKRVKKISELLERKACELLNRFQD; this is translated from the exons ATGCCGGCCCTGAGGCCACTCCTGCTGCTGTTGCTCCTGGTTGGGCTGACTGCGGGGGCCAGCCTGCCGCCGGGGCCCGGGAGCCACCCGGGTGTGTGCCCCAACCAGCTCAGCCCCAACCTGTGGGTGGACGCCCAGAGCACCTGTGAGCGTGAGTGCGTCAGAGACCAG GACTGCGCTGCCACTGAGAAGTGCTGCACCAACGTGTGTGGGCTGCAGAGCTGCGTGGCAGCCCGCTTCCCTGACGGCGGCCTGGCCACACCCAAGCTGGCGGCCTCATGTGATGGCTTCATGTGCCCACAGCAGGGCTCCGACTGTGACATCTGGGATGGGCAGCCTGTGTGCCGCTGCCGTGACCGCTGTGAGAAGGAGCCCAGCTTCACCTGCGCCTCAGATGGCCTCACCTACTACAACCGCTGCTACATGGACGCCGAGGCCTGCCTGCGTGGCCTCCGCCTGCACGTCGTGCCCTGCAAGCACGTCCTCAGCAGGCCACCCAGCAGCCTCGGGCCCCCCGAGACCACCGCCCGCCCGACACCAGGGGATGCCCTGGTGCCCCCTGCCCTCTacagcagcccctccccacagGCAGTGTATGTAGGGGGCACAGCCAGCCTCCACTGCGATGTCAGTGGCCGCCCGCCACCCGCTGTGACCTGGGAGAAGCAGAGTGACCAGCGGGAGAACCTGATCATGCGGCCAGACCAGATGTATGGCAACGTGGTGGTCACGAGCATCGGGCAGCTGGTGCTTTACAATGCCAGGCTGGAGGACGCCGGCCTCTACACGTGCACCGCACGCAATGCCGCTGGCCTGCTGCGGGCCGACTTCCCGCTCTCCGTGGTCCAGCGGGAGCCGGCCGAGGACAGGGCCCCAGTGGCCGTCGCCCCAGCCCAATGCCTGCCCACCACGCAGGCCTGTGTCGGCACCCCCTCTGGCCAGGTCCTCTGGCACTTTGACCCGCAGCGGGGCGGCTGCATGACCTTCCCAGTTGGCAGCTGTGCCGGGGGTGCCCAGGGCTTCGAGACCTACGAGGCGTGCCAGCAGGCCTGCGCCCGTGGCCCCAGGGATGCCTGCGTGCTGCCGGCCGTGCAGGGCCCCTGCCAGGGCTGGGAGCCGCGCTGGGCTTACAGTCCGCTGCTACAGCAGTGCCACCCCTTTGAGTACAGCGGCTGCGAGGGCAACGGCAACAACTTCGAGAGCCGCGAGAGCTGCGAGGACGCCTGCCCCGTACCGCGGACGCCGCCCTGCCGGGCCTGCCGTCTCCGGAGCAAGCTGGCGCTCAGTCTGTGCCGCAGCGACTTCGCCATTGTAGGGCGGCTCACAGAGGTGCTGGAGGAGCCcgaggcgggcggcggcggcatCGCTCGCGTGGCCCTGGACGACGTGCTCAAGGATGACAAGATGGGCCTCAGGCTCTTGGGCACCAAGTACCTGGAGGTGACGCTGAGTGGTATGGACcggtcctgcccctgccccaacGTAACGGCTGGCGACAGCCCGCTGGTCATCATGGGCGAAGTGCGAGACGGCGTGGCCATGCTGGACGCGGGCAGCTACGTCCGCGCGGCCAGCGAGAAGCGCGTCAAGAAGATCTCGGAGCTGCTAGAGAGGAAGGCCTGCGAGCTGCTCAACCGCTTCCAAGACTAG